Proteins found in one Arthrobacter sp. U41 genomic segment:
- the prcA gene encoding proteasome subunit alpha, with protein sequence MTQQFYVSPEQLMKDRADFARKGIARGRSVVVISCRDGIALVAENPSPSLHKIGEIYDKIAFAAVGKYNEFESLRQAGVRYADVRGYSYDREDVTARGLASVYAQSLGAVFTAEQKPFEVELAVAEVGSSPEEDHLYRLTFDGSIADENGFIVMGGQADKVSEAVAAGWQGELDFAGAIRLALSGLVADKESTTLPASAVEVAVLDRDSESRRGTRRAFRRLEDADVTALLVEEN encoded by the coding sequence ATGACCCAGCAGTTCTACGTATCGCCCGAACAACTGATGAAGGACCGCGCGGATTTCGCGCGGAAAGGCATCGCCCGCGGGCGCTCCGTGGTGGTCATCAGCTGCCGCGACGGGATCGCCCTCGTGGCCGAGAACCCCTCCCCGTCACTGCACAAAATCGGCGAAATCTACGACAAGATCGCCTTTGCCGCCGTGGGCAAATACAACGAATTCGAAAGCCTCCGCCAGGCGGGCGTGCGCTACGCCGACGTGCGCGGCTACTCCTACGACCGGGAGGACGTCACGGCCAGGGGGCTCGCGAGCGTCTACGCCCAAAGCCTGGGGGCCGTGTTCACCGCGGAGCAGAAACCCTTCGAGGTCGAGCTGGCCGTGGCCGAGGTGGGGTCCTCCCCGGAAGAGGACCACCTCTACCGGCTGACCTTCGACGGGTCGATCGCCGACGAGAACGGCTTCATCGTAATGGGCGGCCAGGCGGACAAGGTATCCGAGGCCGTCGCCGCGGGCTGGCAGGGCGAACTCGACTTCGCCGGCGCCATCAGGCTTGCCCTGTCCGGACTCGTGGCGGACAAGGAGAGCACCACTCTGCCGGCGTCGGCCGTGGAGGTGGCGGTGCTGGACCGGGATTCGGAGAGCCGCCGCGGCACCCGCCGTGCCTTCCGCCGGCTCGAAGACGCAGACGTCACCGCACTGCTGGTTGAGGAGAACTGA
- the pafA gene encoding Pup--protein ligase, translated as MDKRIFGIETEFGISYSSPESRPLAPEEVARYLFRKVVSWGRSSNVFLTNGSRLYLDVGSHPEYATAECDDLAQLIAHDKAGELILDDLVDEAQDRLAAEGFNGTVYLFKNNTDSAGNSYGSHENYLIPRRGEFSRLAEILIPFLVTRQLIAGAGKILKTPHGATFAFSQRADHIWEGVSSATTRSRPIINTRDEPHADAEFYRRLHVIVGDSNMSETTALLKVGTVDLILRMIEAGVIMRDMRMENPIRSIREISHDLSGRALVRLANGRQLTALEIQREYLGKVTAFVAEQGAHNPHVPLILDLWERTLEAIESGDTSRIDTEVDWAIKKKLMDNYRERHNLGLDAPRIAQLDLTYHDISRTRGLYYLLQSRGAVRRVVEDPAVKDAVDAPPQTTRAKLRGDFVRRAQELGRDYTVDWVHLKLNDRAHQTLLCKDPFRSVDERVDALLDSMG; from the coding sequence ATGGACAAGCGCATTTTCGGCATCGAGACCGAGTTCGGGATTTCCTACTCAAGCCCGGAGTCCCGCCCGCTGGCCCCCGAGGAGGTGGCCCGCTACCTGTTCCGCAAGGTGGTCAGCTGGGGCAGGTCCTCCAATGTGTTCCTGACCAACGGGTCCAGGCTGTATCTCGACGTCGGATCCCACCCGGAGTATGCCACCGCCGAATGCGACGACCTCGCCCAGCTGATCGCACACGACAAAGCCGGGGAACTGATCCTCGACGACCTGGTCGACGAGGCGCAGGACCGGCTCGCGGCGGAGGGCTTCAACGGCACGGTCTACCTGTTCAAGAACAACACCGACTCCGCCGGGAACTCCTACGGCAGCCACGAGAACTACCTCATCCCGCGGCGCGGCGAATTCTCCCGGCTGGCCGAGATCCTGATTCCGTTCCTCGTGACCCGGCAGCTGATCGCCGGCGCCGGCAAGATCCTGAAGACCCCGCACGGGGCCACGTTCGCCTTTTCCCAGCGCGCCGACCACATCTGGGAGGGCGTCTCCTCCGCCACAACGAGGTCACGGCCGATCATCAACACCCGCGATGAGCCGCATGCCGACGCCGAGTTCTACCGCCGGCTGCACGTGATCGTGGGCGACTCCAACATGTCCGAGACCACGGCGCTGCTCAAGGTCGGAACCGTTGACCTGATCCTGCGGATGATCGAGGCAGGGGTGATCATGCGCGACATGCGGATGGAGAACCCGATCCGCAGCATCCGGGAAATCTCCCACGACCTCAGCGGCCGCGCCCTCGTCCGGCTCGCCAACGGCCGGCAGCTCACGGCCCTGGAGATCCAGCGCGAATACCTGGGCAAGGTCACCGCCTTCGTCGCAGAGCAGGGCGCCCACAATCCCCACGTCCCGCTGATCCTGGACCTCTGGGAACGCACCCTCGAGGCGATCGAAAGCGGCGACACCAGCCGGATCGACACCGAAGTGGACTGGGCGATCAAGAAGAAGCTCATGGACAACTACCGCGAACGGCACAACCTGGGCCTCGACGCGCCCCGGATCGCCCAGCTGGACCTGACCTACCACGACATCTCGCGCACCCGCGGGCTCTATTACCTGCTCCAGTCCCGCGGGGCTGTGCGCCGCGTGGTGGAGGACCCCGCGGTCAAGGACGCCGTGGACGCCCCGCCGCAGACCACCCGTGCCAAGCTCCGCGGCGACTTCGTCCGGCGGGCGCAGGAGCTGGGCCGGGACTACACCGTGGACTGGGTGCACCTGAAGCTCAATGACCGCGCCCACCAGACCCTCCTGTGCAAAGACCCGTTCCGCAGTGTGGACGAACGGGTGGATGCGTTGCTGGACTCTATGGGCTGA